One part of the Nymphaea colorata isolate Beijing-Zhang1983 chromosome 8, ASM883128v2, whole genome shotgun sequence genome encodes these proteins:
- the LOC116258878 gene encoding uncharacterized protein LOC116258878 — protein sequence MEKPGKQLSLPEWESLIEDFQSGGPTQTKWLTLYPSPSLLELALNTILRKEFPIKSQLIFFVEEFSSVMIEPLDAEPALGSVVQALRALVQSPIDGVSVTYALKEQMMVSMTSVVIVADGLRRAPHHLESLVALLLTVINRPNHGPDRQSRAVACECLRELERAYPCLLVEILGHLWTLCQSERTHASQNYILLLTTIVNNLVSATTSNARAKPGVPASSSPSILSTSIPLVPFNRPNFLVNSSSAPEFENGVRSFAGRELSSVNMKELRRVVAFLLEQPQLLTACGLLEFMSMLMGVAVVLGLQVSLLKVQFSGLIYSYDPILCHIILMLYSKFSDAFDGEEGKIADRLALISKEVSAQLVFRLLSVHWLLGLEVFCLKKDKKQTIVTMASQFYPHVFDPLALKALKLDLLVHCIIRLDHSLAALLPSANKRSEDPVMEKRGSQSDLDCGVRTTKLFEDGLHCVSAFKWLPPNSTETLVAFRMLHKFSISAIPHEVPDSSVTVIFTESASFCMLRTLLVKTLLEFRRMVPVIVTFVDRLLGCGSHKWLGERLLQTLDTQLLGKLAPDQWLTSYFPIFDRIAETVAIPPRSLLELLTTFTVALVKNYAPEKGVMPWSQGSKVLSICRTLLMYHHSSRIFGGLSRLLSFVCQFFPDLEVRDNARIYLRMLVCIPGKKLRHILNLGEQLPGDASSTHLSSFLQSQSPTAFRDVNKTRDISSYILLERVVPLIVKQSWSLTIPSQVIEDGGHSYLLNDPSTVTSDPDTGVPSDGLNFIESEIRHAPQEPLRVMDSNVAELLGTLRRHFAIIPDFRHMPGVKIRIPCMLTFKSASSNHLLGLDLQVADSDGNRRQLALYAITVSFSSYARYGRIPPFRIPLLLARPSTDANDFSMGAQEENSVTVYSKNGVTTEQKGHLSLTHDDMNRYGAFGALVIIELEPREPVPGAVDVTIEANIDNGQSISGKLHSVTVGIEDMFLKAPPEISDESLPDYYSDLFHSLWEACGDASTFGREVFALKGGKGVAAISGTRSVKLLEAPSYVVIGAVERSLASFVVTVIGEPLVTVVRDGGVIKDVLWKEESPTQTSEVNSLVPYASGPQQLKYISDGRETHSNPGKRNMGYIHVLIFLPPRFHLLLQMEVSEFSTLVRVRTDHWPCLAYIDEYLEALILS from the exons ATGGAGAAACCTGGGAAGCAGCTCTCCCTCCCAGAGTGGGAATCCCTAATTGAGGATTTCCAATCAGGAGGTCCAACGCAGACCAAGTGGCTCACGCTCTACCCGAGCCCTTCTCTCCTGGAGCTCGCCCTCAACACCATCCTCAGGAAGGAATTCCCCATCAAAAGCCAGTTGATCTTTTTTGTCGAGGAGTTTTCCAGTGTCATGATTGAGCCCCTCGACGCCGAGCCTGCGCTCGGCAGCGTGGTGCAGGCGCTCAGGGCACTTGTTCAATCGCCGATCGATGGTGTTTCCGTAACGTACGCCTTGAAGGAGCAGATGATGGTGTCCATGACTTCGGTGGTGATAGTCGCTGACGGTCTCCGCCGCGCCCCCCACCATCTTGAGAGCTTGGTGGCGCTCCTCCTGACGGTAATCAACAGGCCTAACCATGGCCCTGACCGGCAATCCCGGGCCGTCGCCTGCGAGTGTCTCCGGGAACTCGAGCGCGCATACCCTTGTCTCCTCGTCGAGATTCTGGGCCATCTCTGGACCCTGTGCCAAAGCGAGAGGACGCATGCCTCTCAGAACTACATCCTCCTACTGACCACCATCGTCAACAATCTTGTTTCTGCGACAACGAGCAACGCTCGAGCGAAGCCTGGTGTTCCTGCTTCATCCTCCCCTTCGATACTTTCGACTTCGATCCCTCTGGTCCCCTTCAATAGGCCCAATTTTCTGGTGAACTCGTCCTCTGCCCCGGAATTCGAAAATGGTGTGAGATCGTTTGCAGGAAGGGAGCTCAGTTCCGTGAATATGAAGGAATTGCGGCGAGTGGTTGCCTTCCTTCTTGAGCAGCCGCAGCTTCTTACGGCTTGCGGATTGCTGGAGTTCATGTCTATGCTTATGGGTGTCGCCGTGGTGTTAGGTTTGCAGGTTTCCCTCTTGAAGGTGCAGTTCTCTGGCTTGATTTATTCTTATGATCCTATACTCTGCCACATTATTTTGATGCTGTACTCGAAATTTTCCGATGCTTTCGACGGTGAAGAGGGCAAAATTGCTGACCGATTGGCGTTGATCTCCAAGGAGGTTTCGGCGCAACTTGTGTTCCGGTTGCTGTCGGTGCATTGGTTGTTAGGTTTGGaagttttttgcttgaagaaggACAAGAAACAGACCATCGTTACCATGGCCTCCCAATTCTACCCACATGTGTTCGACCCGCTCGCACTAAAAGCACTCAAACTGGATTTGCTGGTGCATTGTATCATCCGTCTTGATCATTCACTTGCCGCGTTGCTTCCTTCGGCCAATAAGCGGTCTGAAGACCCTGTTATGGAGAAGAGAGGCTCCCAGAGCGATTTGGATTGTGGGGTTCGGACGACGAAGCTTTTTGAGGATGGCCTGCATTGCGTTTCAGCATTCAAATGGTTGCCGCCAAATAGCACGGAAACCCTCGTGGCCTTCCGAATGCTGCATAAATTTTCGATAAGTGCTATACCCCATGAAGTACCTGATTCTTCGGTTACAGTGATTTTCACAGAATCTGCCAGCTTCTGCATGCTGCGG ACTCTGCTTGTTAAAACATTGCTGGAGTTTCGGAGAATGGTTCCTGTTATTGTTACCTTCGTTGACCGGCTGCTGGGTTGTGGCTCCCACAAATGGTTAGGAGAACGCCTGCTACAGACGTTGGACACACAGTTACTTGGCAAGCTTGCGCCAGATCAATGGTTGACATCGTACTTCCCAATCTTTGACAGAATTGCAGAGACTGTTGCAATACCTCCACGTTCTTTGCTGGAGTTGCTTACAACGTTCACTGTTGCTCTAGTGAAAAATTATGCTCCAGAAAAAGGAGTGATGCCTTGGTCACAAGGAAGTAAAGTGCTAAGCATATGCAGAACGTTGCTTATGTATCATCATAGTTCTAGAATATTCGGTGGGTTATCACGCCTTCTTTCCTTCGTCTGTCAGTTCTTTCCGGACTTGGAGGTTCGTGATAATGCAAG GATTTATTTGAGGATGCTTGTATGCATTCCTGGGAAGAAACTGAGGCACATTCTGAACCTTGGGGAGCAGCTTCCGGGGGATGCATCATCTACCCACCTTTCCTCATTTCTCCAGTCGCAGTCTCCTACAGCTTTTCGTGATGTGAATAAAACACGTGATATTTCTTCATATATTCTTCTTGAACGGGTTGTACCACTTATCGTGAAGCAATCATGGTCATTGACTATCCCAAGTCAGGTGATTGAAGATGGCGGCCATAGTTATCTTTTAAACGACCCGTCAACCGTCACCTCAGATCCTGATACTGGAGTCCCTTCAGATGGTTTGAACTTCATAGAATCTGAGATAAGGCATGCGCCTCAGGAACCATTGCGTGTTATGGATTCAAATGTCGCAGAACTTTTGGGAACACTCAGAAGGCATTTCGCAATTATCCCAGACTTCCGCCACATGCCAGGAGTCAAGATCAGAATACCGTGTATGCTGACATTCAAGTCTGCGTCCTCAAACCATCTTTTGGGGCTTGATTTGCAGGTTGCAGATTCAGATGGAAATAGGAGACAGTTGGCACTGTATGCAATAACTGTTTCCTTCTCATCTTATGCACGTTATGGTCGAATTCCACCATTCCGAATTCCTTTGCTTCTTGCTAGACCATCAACAGATGCCAATGATTTCTCTATGGGTGCCCAGGAAGAAAATTCTGTTACTGTTTATTCAAAAAATGGGGTGACAACTGAGCAGAAGGGACACTTAAGTCTCACCCACGATGATATGAATAGATATGGAGCATTTGGAGCCTTAGTGATAATTGAATTGGAGCCTCGAGAGCCAGTACCTGGGGCTGTAGATGTTACGATCGAGGCGAATATTGATAATGGACAATCCATCTCAGGGAAGCTCCATAGTGTCACGGTGGGTATCGAAGACATGTTTCTTAAAGCCCCTCCAGAGATTTCAGACGAATCACTTCCTGATTATTACTCAGATCTTTTCCATTCATTATGGGAAGCGTGCGGAGATGCCAGTACCTTTGGCAGAGAAGTATTCGCGCTTAAAGGCGGAAAAGGTGTGGCTGCTATTAGCGGTACAAGAAGTGTCAAGCTGTTAGAAGCACCGTCTTATGTAGTTATAGGAGCGGTCGAACGTTCTTTGGCATCCTTTGTTGTTACCGTCATTGGTGAGCCTCTAGTCACTGTGGTTAGAGATGGTGGCGTAATTAAGGATGTTCTTTGGAAGGAAGAGTCTCCAACGCAAACAAGTGAAGTTAACAGCTTGGTTCCATATGCCAGTGGTCCGCAGCAGTTGAAGTATATTTCTGATGGTAGAGAAACTCATTCAAATCCCGGTAAGAGAAACATGGGATATATACATGTTCTGATATTTCTTCCTCCTAGATTTCATCTCCTCCTCCAAATGGAGGTATCTGAATTTTCAACACTTGTACGAGTCAGGACAGACCATTGGCCATGCCTTGCATATATTGATGAATACTTAGAAGCTTTAATTTTGTCTTGA